The Mesorhizobium sp. M1D.F.Ca.ET.043.01.1.1 genome contains a region encoding:
- a CDS encoding ABC transporter ATP-binding protein encodes MSSPLVDIRNVSHRFGQLPVLKNVSLAIEPGSYTILLGPSGSGKTTLLSILGGFVTPSEGNVFIRGQDCTFVPPAKRPTTTVFQDYALFPHMSVGANVGFGLRMQGVDGVTRAAKAREALALVGLAAAFDKKPHQLSGGQRQRVALARALVIEPAVLLLDEPLGALDLKLRRQMQDELKAIQKRVGTAFVHVTHDQEEAMALADHCVVMNDGRIEDEGPPERVYARPKTRFSATFMGESTILAGKAGDSGDGRATVTTEIGPISLACTSPAGAALALAIRPEHLVLGDAEGDVSLGTARISDVVFQGSFKRVLAVSVQDPALQFIAKAPASAAVQAGDTTAVSCNAQDIILLAD; translated from the coding sequence ATGAGCTCGCCTTTGGTCGACATCCGCAACGTCTCGCATCGCTTCGGCCAGCTCCCGGTGCTGAAGAACGTCTCGCTCGCCATCGAGCCCGGCAGCTACACGATCCTGCTCGGGCCGTCCGGCTCCGGCAAGACAACGCTGCTTTCGATCCTTGGCGGTTTCGTCACGCCCAGCGAAGGCAATGTGTTCATCCGCGGCCAGGACTGCACATTCGTGCCGCCGGCGAAGCGCCCGACAACGACGGTGTTCCAGGACTATGCGCTGTTTCCGCATATGAGCGTCGGCGCCAATGTCGGCTTCGGGCTCAGGATGCAGGGCGTCGACGGTGTGACGCGGGCAGCCAAGGCGCGCGAGGCGCTGGCTCTCGTCGGGCTGGCGGCGGCCTTCGACAAGAAGCCGCATCAGCTCTCCGGCGGCCAGCGGCAGCGCGTGGCGCTGGCCCGCGCCCTGGTTATAGAACCGGCTGTGCTGCTGCTCGACGAGCCGCTCGGCGCGCTGGACCTCAAGCTACGCCGGCAGATGCAGGACGAGCTGAAGGCGATCCAGAAGCGCGTCGGCACCGCCTTCGTCCATGTCACCCACGACCAGGAAGAAGCGATGGCGCTGGCCGACCATTGCGTGGTGATGAATGACGGGCGCATCGAGGACGAAGGCCCGCCCGAGCGCGTCTATGCGCGGCCGAAGACACGCTTCTCGGCCACTTTCATGGGCGAGAGCACGATCCTTGCCGGCAAGGCCGGCGATTCCGGGGATGGGCGCGCCACGGTCACGACTGAGATCGGCCCGATATCCCTGGCCTGCACGTCGCCGGCCGGCGCGGCTCTGGCGCTCGCCATCCGGCCCGAGCACCTTGTCCTTGGCGATGCCGAAGGCGATGTCTCGCTTGGCACCGCCAGGATCAGCGACGTAGTCTTCCAGGGAAGCTTCAAGCGCGTGCTGGCCGTCTCGGTCCAGGACCCGGCGCTGCAGTTCATCGCCAAGGCGCCGGCATCGGCCGCCGTCCAGGCAGGCGACACAACAGCGGTTTCATGCAACGCTCAAGACATCATCCTGCTGGCGGACTGA
- a CDS encoding MBL fold metallo-hydrolase has product MGMLPVIEAPDWYETIRMGEDVTLIHEPWIKPFFRCNIWHVRGRDRDLLFDSGLGHFSLRRHVPLVTGRKLVCVASHTHFDHIGCHHEFADRCVHKAEAEILADPRNEWTVADRYANEEMFDGIPEGWDSARYHILPAPADRLLGHGDVVDLGDRAFEVIHTPGHSPGGIALYEKKTGILLSGDIVYDGPLIDDVYHSDIDDYVETLLAMRDIDVSVVHGGHFPSFGKVRYRQLIDEYLAQKREAGCHLQPSR; this is encoded by the coding sequence ATGGGCATGCTTCCGGTTATCGAGGCTCCGGACTGGTACGAGACCATCCGCATGGGCGAGGACGTCACGCTCATCCACGAGCCGTGGATAAAACCGTTCTTCCGCTGCAACATCTGGCATGTGCGTGGCCGCGACCGCGATCTTCTGTTCGACAGCGGCCTCGGCCATTTCAGCCTGCGCCGTCACGTGCCGCTGGTCACCGGGCGAAAGCTCGTCTGCGTCGCCAGCCATACGCATTTCGATCACATCGGCTGCCACCACGAATTTGCGGACCGCTGCGTGCATAAAGCCGAGGCGGAAATCCTCGCCGATCCGCGCAATGAATGGACGGTCGCCGACCGCTATGCCAACGAGGAGATGTTCGACGGGATTCCCGAGGGCTGGGACTCGGCGCGCTACCACATCCTGCCCGCGCCTGCCGACCGGCTGCTCGGGCATGGAGACGTGGTCGATCTTGGCGATCGTGCCTTCGAGGTCATCCATACGCCTGGCCACTCACCGGGCGGCATCGCGCTCTACGAGAAGAAGACCGGCATCCTGCTGTCCGGCGACATCGTCTATGACGGGCCGCTGATCGACGACGTCTACCACTCCGATATCGACGATTATGTGGAGACGCTGCTTGCCATGCGCGACATCGACGTGTCGGTCGTGCATGGCGGCCATTTTCCGAGCTTCGGCAAGGTGCGCTACCGCCAGCTCATCGACGAGTATCTGGCGCAGAAGCGCGAGGCCGGCTGCCACCTGCAGCCGAGCCGCTGA
- a CDS encoding NAD kinase, translating into MSKEASRFAFVSSDTDDARAARETLSARYGQIPVAEAEIVIALGGDGFLLQTLRDTMSTGKKVYGMNRGTIGFLMNEYRAGGLEERISRAVSETIRPLEMQAVTHEGETVSALAINEVALWRQSYQTAKIRITVDEQVRLEELNCDGVMIATPAGSTAYNLSAHGPILPLDAPLLALTPVSPFRPRRWRGALLSNKATVRFDILESEKRPVNAAADHTEVKAIASVTVRESPTATATLLFDPNHSWNERILAEQFRY; encoded by the coding sequence ATGAGCAAAGAAGCCAGCCGTTTCGCCTTCGTCTCTTCCGACACCGACGACGCCCGCGCGGCGCGGGAGACCCTGTCGGCGCGCTACGGGCAAATACCTGTTGCCGAGGCGGAGATCGTCATTGCGCTCGGCGGCGACGGATTCCTGCTGCAGACGCTGCGCGACACGATGAGCACGGGCAAGAAGGTCTACGGGATGAACCGTGGCACCATCGGCTTCCTGATGAACGAATATCGCGCCGGCGGCCTCGAGGAGCGCATCTCGAGAGCGGTATCCGAGACGATCCGCCCGCTGGAGATGCAGGCGGTGACCCATGAGGGCGAAACGGTCTCGGCGCTCGCGATCAATGAAGTGGCGCTTTGGCGCCAGTCCTATCAGACGGCCAAAATCCGCATCACCGTCGACGAGCAGGTGCGGCTGGAGGAGCTGAACTGCGACGGCGTGATGATCGCGACGCCGGCCGGTTCGACCGCCTACAATCTGTCGGCGCACGGGCCGATCCTGCCGCTCGACGCGCCGCTTCTGGCGCTGACGCCGGTGAGCCCCTTCCGGCCCCGGCGCTGGCGTGGCGCGCTGCTGTCCAACAAAGCGACCGTGCGCTTCGACATATTGGAGTCGGAAAAGCGCCCGGTCAACGCCGCCGCCGACCATACCGAGGTCAAGGCGATTGCCTCGGTCACGGTGCGGGAATCGCCGACGGCGACGGCGACGCTGCTGTTCGACCCCAATCATTCATGGAACGAGCGTATTCTTGCCGAGCAATTCCGCTATTGA
- a CDS encoding DEAD/DEAH box helicase has translation MSADTQTAQEALTFTDLGLSPKVLSAVTDAGYAKPTPIQAGAIPHALLGKDVLGIAQTGTGKTASFVLPMLTRLEKGRARARMPRTLILEPTRELAAQVEENFIKYGKNHKLNIALLIGGVSFEEQDKKLERGADVLIATPGRLLDHRERGKLLLNGVEILVIDEADRMLDMGFIPDIERICEMIPFTRQTLFFSATMPPEITKLTEKFLHAPVRVEVSKAASTATSITQRLVKSGSKPWEKRETLRNLMKAESDGLKNAIIFCNRKVEVSELFRSLLKHDFDAGALHGDMDQRARMQMLANFRDGKLRYLVASDVAARGLDIPDVSHVFNYDVPIHAEDYVHRIGRTGRAGRSGKSFTIATRSDTKYVDAIEKLIGAKIEWHDGDLSTVTESEGEDAPRRGRGAPRRAGRKDEDRKGRGERRRGADRHARHGEDETPETPREEQPVAEVADIAERRARKDAIHSENDRKGSANRNEQRGDARPQRDHNRPARHRREEDDATVGFGDDVPAFMRIVAKV, from the coding sequence TTGTCCGCAGACACCCAGACCGCTCAAGAAGCGTTGACGTTCACAGACCTCGGCCTCTCGCCGAAGGTCCTCTCCGCAGTCACCGATGCCGGTTATGCCAAGCCGACTCCGATCCAGGCCGGCGCCATCCCGCATGCGCTGCTCGGCAAGGATGTGCTGGGCATTGCCCAGACAGGCACCGGCAAGACCGCCTCCTTCGTGCTGCCGATGCTGACCCGGCTGGAAAAGGGGCGTGCGCGTGCCCGCATGCCGCGCACGCTGATCCTCGAGCCGACGCGCGAATTGGCGGCGCAGGTCGAGGAGAACTTCATCAAATACGGCAAGAACCACAAGCTCAACATCGCGCTGCTGATCGGCGGCGTCTCCTTCGAGGAGCAGGACAAGAAGCTGGAGCGCGGCGCCGATGTGCTGATCGCCACGCCCGGCCGACTGCTCGACCACCGCGAGCGCGGCAAGCTCTTGCTCAACGGCGTCGAGATCCTCGTCATCGACGAGGCCGACCGCATGCTCGACATGGGTTTCATCCCCGATATCGAGCGCATCTGCGAGATGATCCCGTTCACGCGCCAGACGCTGTTCTTCTCGGCGACCATGCCGCCGGAAATCACCAAGCTCACCGAAAAGTTCCTGCACGCGCCGGTGCGTGTCGAGGTGTCGAAGGCCGCCTCCACCGCAACCAGCATCACGCAGCGCCTGGTGAAATCAGGCTCCAAGCCATGGGAGAAGCGCGAGACGCTGCGCAACCTGATGAAGGCCGAGAGCGATGGGCTGAAGAACGCCATCATCTTCTGCAACCGTAAGGTCGAAGTGTCCGAGCTTTTCCGCTCGTTGCTGAAGCATGATTTCGATGCCGGCGCCCTGCATGGCGACATGGACCAGCGCGCCCGCATGCAGATGCTCGCCAATTTCCGCGACGGCAAGCTGCGCTACCTCGTCGCCTCGGACGTTGCCGCGCGCGGCCTCGACATTCCGGACGTCAGCCATGTCTTCAACTACGACGTGCCGATCCATGCAGAGGACTATGTCCACCGTATCGGCCGCACCGGCCGGGCCGGCCGCTCTGGCAAATCCTTCACCATCGCGACGCGCTCCGACACCAAATATGTCGACGCCATCGAGAAGCTGATCGGCGCCAAGATCGAATGGCATGACGGTGACCTGTCGACCGTCACCGAGAGCGAAGGCGAGGATGCGCCCCGCCGCGGCCGCGGCGCGCCGCGCCGCGCCGGCCGCAAGGACGAGGACCGCAAGGGCCGGGGCGAGCGCAGGAGAGGCGCGGACCGCCACGCCAGGCATGGCGAGGACGAGACGCCGGAGACGCCACGCGAGGAGCAGCCGGTCGCCGAGGTCGCCGACATCGCCGAGCGCCGCGCCCGCAAGGACGCGATCCACTCCGAGAACGACCGCAAGGGTTCCGCCAACCGCAACGAGCAGCGCGGCGATGCCCGTCCTCAGCGCGACCACAACCGCCCTGCCCGCCATCGCCGCGAAGAGGACGATGCCACGGTCGGCTTCGGCGACGACGTGCCGGCCTTCATGCGGATCGTCGCCAAGGTCTGA
- a CDS encoding OmpA family protein, with protein sequence MKKTVLVVVATAVLVSACTTTDPYTGDQKISNTAAGAGLGALAGASLGLLAGGNDRRNALIGAGIGALAGGAIGATMDQNEAELRRQLQGTGVSVTRSGDQIILNMPSDITFNVDQDAVKPGFYPVLNSVALVLNKFRQTTVDVFGHTDSTGGDEHNFDLSQRRALAVANYLSGQGVDSRRFAVTGFGKTRPIASNATTQGRAQNRRVEIQLSPLT encoded by the coding sequence ATGAAGAAAACCGTGCTCGTCGTCGTGGCGACGGCTGTGCTCGTGAGCGCCTGCACCACCACCGATCCGTATACCGGCGACCAGAAGATCTCCAACACTGCGGCCGGCGCCGGCCTTGGTGCTCTGGCGGGTGCCAGCCTTGGTCTGCTGGCCGGCGGCAATGACCGCCGCAACGCGCTGATCGGCGCAGGCATCGGCGCGCTTGCCGGCGGCGCGATCGGCGCGACGATGGACCAGAACGAGGCCGAGCTGCGCCGTCAGCTGCAGGGCACCGGCGTCAGCGTCACCCGCAGCGGCGACCAGATCATTCTCAACATGCCGTCCGACATCACCTTCAACGTCGACCAGGACGCGGTGAAGCCGGGCTTCTACCCGGTGCTGAACTCGGTGGCGCTGGTGTTGAACAAGTTCCGCCAGACCACGGTCGACGTCTTCGGCCACACCGACTCGACCGGCGGCGACGAGCACAATTTCGACCTTTCGCAGCGCCGCGCGCTGGCCGTCGCCAACTACCTGTCCGGCCAGGGCGTCGATTCGCGCCGCTTCGCCGTCACCGGCTTCGGCAAGACGCGCCCGATCGCGTCCAACGCGACTACTCAGGGCCGCGCCCAGAACCGGCGCGTCGAGATCCAGCTTTCGCCGCTCACCTGA
- a CDS encoding GFA family protein yields the protein MAIKGSCHCNATTFEVAEAPQTVTRCTCSFCSKRGSLWAYYVPSQFKLTSPPENISFYQWGSKTVKHGFCATCGCGTFTETPDWSTGKPDFDNPKISVNSRLFDDFDLDKVEVVVIDGKNLW from the coding sequence ATGGCGATCAAGGGAAGCTGCCACTGCAATGCGACCACATTCGAGGTCGCCGAAGCGCCACAGACGGTGACGCGTTGCACATGCTCCTTCTGCTCGAAGCGTGGCTCGCTTTGGGCATACTACGTTCCCTCGCAATTCAAGCTCACCAGCCCACCTGAGAACATCTCGTTCTACCAATGGGGCTCAAAAACCGTCAAACACGGGTTCTGCGCCACATGCGGCTGCGGCACCTTCACCGAAACGCCGGATTGGTCGACCGGCAAGCCCGACTTCGATAACCCGAAGATCAGCGTCAACTCCCGCCTGTTCGACGATTTCGATCTCGACAAGGTTGAGGTCGTGGTCATCGACGGCAAGAACCTTTGGTAG
- a CDS encoding GFA family protein — MANPERAGPHKLAGKCFCGQVRYEVADEFVYAANCHCSNCRRTTGSAFKPFAGIERDKFRLTAGDDGLLIYGDANAHDAHCGQCGSLLYSLVREGAYVHVAMGTLVDAPSIRPTAHIFVGSKAKWFTITDDLPQYDGHVSG; from the coding sequence TTGGCAAATCCAGAACGGGCAGGCCCTCATAAGCTCGCCGGAAAATGCTTCTGCGGCCAGGTCCGCTACGAGGTGGCCGATGAATTCGTCTACGCGGCCAATTGCCATTGCTCAAACTGCCGGCGCACTACCGGCTCCGCCTTCAAGCCTTTCGCCGGCATCGAGCGCGACAAGTTTCGTCTCACCGCCGGTGACGACGGATTGCTGATCTACGGCGACGCCAACGCTCACGACGCGCATTGCGGGCAGTGCGGCTCGCTGCTCTATTCGCTGGTGCGCGAGGGCGCCTATGTCCATGTCGCGATGGGCACGCTGGTCGACGCGCCGAGCATCCGCCCGACCGCCCACATCTTCGTGGGCTCGAAGGCGAAATGGTTCACAATCACCGACGACCTGCCGCAGTATGATGGGCATGTTTCCGGCTGA
- the prfB gene encoding peptide chain release factor 2 (programmed frameshift): protein MRAETLNIVDEIRQAITLLRRHFDWDQAIKRLEYLNSRAEDSSLWNDPAEAQKLMRERQSLDEGIAAVKGLTQALEDNIGLIELGEEEGDDGVIAEAEAALRSMQGEAKARQVETLLSGEADANDTYLEIHAGAGGTESQDWASMLLRMYTRWAERRRFKVEVLEVHEGEEAGIKSATVLIKGHNAYGWLKTESGVHRLVRISPYDSNARRHTSFASVWVYPVIDDTIEINVSESDVRIDTYRSSGSGGQHVNTTDSAVRITHLATGIAVACQAERSQHKNRAKAWEMLRSRLYEEELKKREAVANATEASKSDIGWGHQIRSYVLQPYQLVKDLRTGVENTSPSSVLDGDLDEFMEASLSHRIEGGAGEAVADLD, encoded by the exons ATGCGCGCGGAAACGCTCAACATTGTCGACGAGATCAGGCAGGCGATAACCCTGCTGAGGAGGCAT TTTGACTGGGATCAGGCCATCAAGCGGCTTGAATACCTGAACTCGCGCGCCGAGGACTCCAGCCTCTGGAACGACCCCGCGGAAGCGCAGAAGCTGATGCGGGAGCGCCAGAGCCTCGATGAGGGCATCGCGGCGGTCAAAGGGCTGACCCAGGCGCTCGAGGACAATATCGGCCTGATCGAGCTTGGCGAGGAAGAGGGCGACGACGGTGTCATCGCCGAAGCCGAAGCGGCGCTGCGTTCGATGCAAGGCGAGGCCAAGGCCCGCCAGGTCGAGACCCTGCTCTCAGGCGAAGCCGACGCCAACGACACCTATCTCGAAATCCATGCCGGCGCCGGCGGTACCGAGAGCCAGGACTGGGCCTCGATGCTTCTGCGCATGTACACGCGCTGGGCCGAGCGGCGCCGCTTCAAGGTCGAGGTGCTGGAAGTCCACGAAGGCGAAGAGGCCGGCATCAAGTCGGCCACCGTGCTCATCAAGGGCCACAACGCTTATGGCTGGCTGAAGACGGAATCCGGCGTCCACCGCCTGGTGCGCATCTCGCCCTATGACAGCAATGCGCGCCGCCACACCTCCTTCGCCAGCGTCTGGGTCTATCCCGTCATCGACGACACGATCGAGATCAACGTTTCCGAATCCGACGTGCGCATCGACACCTATCGTTCGTCCGGCTCGGGCGGCCAGCACGTCAACACGACAGACTCGGCGGTCCGCATCACCCATCTCGCGACCGGTATCGCGGTTGCCTGTCAGGCCGAACGCTCGCAGCACAAGAACCGGGCCAAGGCCTGGGAGATGCTGCGCTCCCGGCTCTACGAGGAAGAGTTGAAGAAGCGCGAGGCGGTTGCAAACGCCACCGAGGCGTCGAAGAGCGACATCGGCTGGGGCCACCAGATCCGTTCTTACGTGCTGCAGCCCTATCAGTTGGTGAAGGATCTGCGCACCGGCGTCGAAAACACCAGCCCGTCAAGCGTGCTGGACGGCGACCTCGACGAGTTCATGGAGGCTTCGCTGTCGCATCGCATCGAGGGCGGCGCCGGCGAGGCGGTGGCGGACCTCGACTAA
- a CDS encoding penicillin-binding protein 1A, whose product MIRLIGYFFGIGTTLALLVAAGLAIYISHLTKDLPDYEVLAKYEPPVTTRIHASDGSLMAEYARERRLYLPIQAIPDRVKAAFMSAEDKNFYNHPGIDITGLGRAIIVNLQNFGSGRRQVGASTITQQVAKNFLLTSDQTYERKIKEMILAFRIEQAYSKDRILELYLNEIFFGFGAYGVAGAALTYFDKSVNELTVAEAAYLASLPKGPNNYHPFKHADRALERRNWVIDQMVENGYVTREEGDKAKAEPLGVKPRRNGSYLFAGEFFTEEVRRQIIARYGENALYEGGLSVRTTLDPQIQLIARKAMQNGLLKYDMLRGYRGPATHIDISGDWGVPLGAVKGLEDVPEWTLAVVLDSTADGLTIGIQPSRQVSGDLVKDRVEGTVSKDDMGFAMRHFVNGKSVRAKSPAEVLEPGDVIFVQKNDRSDNAYSLRQVPEVEGGLVAMDPHTGRVLAMVGGFSYAQSEFNRATQAMRQPGSSFKPIVYSAALDNGYTPASVIMDGPITIQSGNTTWTPKNYDGTVAGPATLRSGIEKSRNLMTVRLANDMGMKLVVEYAERFGVYDHLAPYLPMALGSGETTVMRMVSAYSIMANGGKSIKPSLIDRIQDRYGKTVFKQDERGCEGCNASEWKNQAEPELVDNSEQVLDPMTAYQITSMMEGVVQRGTGATIAELGRHIAGKTGTTNDEKDAWFIGFTPNLVVGLYMGYDTPRGLGKGATGGGLAAPIFKDFMRVALDGTPNVDFQVPEGMKLIAINRKTGMRAAEGDPNTIIEAFKPGTGPADSYWVIGMGADGSNGAGGTLSPQANQAIQDGGGGLY is encoded by the coding sequence ATGATTCGTCTCATCGGCTATTTCTTCGGCATCGGCACCACGCTGGCGCTGCTGGTCGCTGCAGGCCTTGCCATCTACATCAGCCACCTGACGAAGGACCTGCCCGACTACGAAGTTCTGGCCAAATATGAGCCGCCGGTGACGACGCGCATCCATGCCTCGGATGGGTCGCTGATGGCCGAGTACGCCCGCGAGCGGCGCCTCTATCTGCCGATCCAGGCAATCCCGGACCGCGTCAAGGCCGCCTTCATGTCGGCCGAGGACAAGAACTTCTACAACCACCCCGGCATCGATATCACTGGCCTTGGCCGCGCCATCATCGTCAATCTGCAGAATTTCGGCTCCGGCAGGCGCCAGGTCGGCGCCTCGACGATCACGCAGCAGGTTGCGAAGAACTTCCTGCTCACCTCCGACCAGACCTATGAGCGCAAGATCAAGGAGATGATCCTGGCCTTCCGCATCGAGCAGGCCTATTCGAAGGACCGCATCCTCGAGCTCTATCTCAACGAGATCTTCTTCGGCTTCGGCGCCTACGGCGTCGCCGGCGCCGCGCTCACCTACTTCGACAAATCGGTCAACGAACTCACCGTCGCCGAAGCCGCTTACCTCGCTTCGCTGCCCAAGGGCCCCAACAATTATCATCCGTTCAAGCACGCCGACCGGGCGCTCGAGCGCCGCAACTGGGTCATCGACCAGATGGTCGAGAACGGCTACGTCACGCGCGAGGAAGGCGACAAGGCCAAGGCCGAGCCGCTCGGCGTGAAACCGCGCCGCAACGGCTCCTATCTGTTCGCGGGCGAGTTTTTCACCGAGGAGGTGCGCCGCCAAATCATTGCCCGTTACGGCGAGAACGCGCTCTATGAGGGCGGCCTGTCGGTGCGCACGACGCTCGATCCGCAGATCCAGCTGATCGCCCGCAAGGCGATGCAGAACGGGCTGCTGAAATACGACATGCTGCGTGGCTATCGCGGACCGGCGACCCATATCGACATTTCCGGGGACTGGGGCGTGCCTCTCGGTGCCGTCAAGGGGCTCGAGGACGTGCCGGAGTGGACGCTGGCCGTCGTGCTCGACAGTACCGCCGATGGCCTTACGATCGGCATTCAGCCGTCGCGCCAGGTCTCCGGCGACCTCGTCAAGGACCGCGTCGAAGGAACCGTCAGCAAGGACGACATGGGCTTCGCCATGCGCCATTTCGTCAACGGCAAGTCCGTGCGGGCGAAATCTCCGGCTGAAGTGCTTGAGCCCGGCGACGTCATCTTCGTGCAGAAGAACGATCGCTCCGATAATGCTTACAGCCTGCGCCAGGTGCCCGAGGTCGAAGGCGGCCTCGTTGCCATGGACCCGCATACCGGCCGCGTGCTGGCCATGGTCGGCGGCTTCTCCTACGCCCAATCGGAGTTCAACCGCGCCACGCAGGCGATGCGCCAGCCCGGCTCCTCCTTCAAGCCGATCGTCTATTCGGCGGCGCTCGACAACGGCTACACGCCGGCGTCCGTGATCATGGACGGCCCGATCACCATCCAGAGCGGCAACACCACCTGGACGCCGAAGAACTATGACGGCACGGTCGCCGGCCCGGCTACGTTGCGCTCGGGCATCGAGAAGTCGCGCAATCTGATGACGGTGCGGCTCGCCAACGACATGGGCATGAAGCTTGTCGTGGAATATGCCGAACGCTTCGGCGTCTACGATCATCTTGCGCCGTACCTGCCGATGGCCCTGGGCTCGGGCGAGACGACGGTGATGCGCATGGTGTCGGCCTATTCGATCATGGCCAATGGCGGCAAATCGATCAAACCGTCGCTGATCGACCGCATCCAGGATCGCTACGGCAAGACCGTGTTCAAGCAGGACGAGCGCGGCTGCGAGGGCTGCAACGCCAGCGAATGGAAGAACCAGGCCGAGCCGGAACTGGTTGACAATTCCGAGCAGGTGCTCGATCCGATGACCGCCTACCAGATCACCTCGATGATGGAGGGCGTGGTGCAGCGCGGCACCGGCGCCACCATCGCCGAGCTCGGCCGCCACATCGCCGGCAAGACCGGCACGACCAATGACGAGAAGGACGCCTGGTTCATCGGCTTCACGCCGAACCTCGTCGTCGGTCTCTACATGGGCTACGACACGCCACGCGGCCTCGGCAAGGGCGCCACGGGCGGCGGCCTCGCGGCGCCGATCTTCAAGGACTTCATGCGCGTCGCGCTTGACGGCACGCCCAATGTCGACTTCCAGGTTCCGGAAGGCATGAAGTTGATCGCCATCAACCGCAAGACCGGTATGCGCGCGGCCGAGGGCGATCCCAACACCATCATCGAGGCGTTCAAGCCCGGCACCGGCCCGGCCGACAGCTATTGGGTCATCGGCATGGGCGCGGACGGCTCCAACGGTGCCGGCGGCACGCTGTCGCCGCAGGCCAATCAGGCCATCCAGGACGGCGGCGGCGGCCTCTACTGA
- a CDS encoding N-acetylmuramoyl-L-alanine amidase → MATALLLLAVLLGATAASRADGLLGATGYKMAGDATKMRIVVTFDREPDVKWFLLRGPNRLVVDLPRTRFALSAKDAKPRGLVRAVRYGDQGKGSRLILTGKGPFAVDKLDVLKNEDGSGYRIAIDMSAASEREFDEALANQSLTTGSTVSTDKGGRVGTGPVSAPGHRFTVVVDPGHGGVDGGAESAGGTVEKNVTLAFASELRDKLAAVGKYDVFMTRESDVYLPLDERVRIARQHEADLLISIHADTIAVKGLRGATVYTLSDKASDPEAQALADRENLSDQFAGMKFEDDNKEVTDILIDLIRRETHGFSMSFAHTLVGELSTSVGLINNPQRSAGFKVLKAPDVPSVLVELGYLSNNKDEAQLLSADWRGKAAQSITNAVALFAAAKAGARAGG, encoded by the coding sequence ATGGCAACGGCCCTTTTGCTGCTGGCGGTCCTGCTTGGCGCGACCGCGGCCTCGCGGGCCGACGGACTGCTTGGCGCAACCGGCTACAAGATGGCCGGCGACGCCACCAAGATGCGGATTGTCGTGACCTTCGACCGCGAGCCGGACGTGAAGTGGTTCCTGCTGCGCGGTCCCAACCGCCTTGTGGTCGACCTGCCGCGCACGCGATTCGCCCTCAGCGCCAAGGATGCGAAGCCGCGCGGGCTGGTGCGGGCCGTCCGCTACGGCGATCAGGGCAAGGGCTCGCGGCTGATCCTCACCGGCAAGGGGCCCTTTGCCGTCGACAAGCTCGACGTGCTGAAGAATGAAGACGGAAGCGGGTATCGCATCGCCATCGACATGTCGGCCGCGTCCGAACGGGAATTCGACGAGGCGCTTGCCAACCAGTCGCTGACGACCGGCTCGACCGTTTCCACCGACAAGGGCGGCCGCGTCGGCACCGGGCCGGTCTCGGCGCCTGGACACCGCTTCACAGTCGTCGTCGACCCCGGCCATGGCGGTGTCGACGGCGGCGCGGAGAGCGCCGGCGGCACGGTCGAGAAGAACGTCACGCTCGCCTTTGCCTCCGAATTGCGCGACAAGCTGGCCGCGGTCGGCAAATATGATGTGTTTATGACGCGGGAGAGCGATGTGTACCTGCCGCTCGACGAGCGCGTGCGTATCGCCCGCCAGCACGAAGCCGATCTTTTGATCTCCATCCATGCCGATACGATCGCCGTCAAGGGCCTCCGCGGCGCCACCGTCTACACGCTCTCGGACAAGGCCTCCGATCCCGAGGCCCAGGCGCTCGCCGATCGCGAAAACCTGTCCGACCAGTTCGCCGGCATGAAGTTCGAGGACGACAACAAGGAGGTCACCGACATCCTGATCGACCTGATCCGCCGCGAGACCCACGGCTTTTCAATGAGCTTTGCCCACACGCTGGTCGGCGAGCTGTCGACCAGCGTCGGCCTGATCAACAACCCGCAGCGCTCGGCGGGCTTCAAGGTGCTGAAGGCGCCTGACGTTCCTTCCGTGCTGGTCGAGCTTGGCTACCTCTCCAACAACAAGGACGAGGCGCAGCTGCTCAGCGCCGACTGGCGCGGCAAGGCGGCCCAGAGCATCACCAATGCCGTCGCCTTGTTCGCCGCGGCGAAAGCCGGAGCCAGGGCTGGCGGCTGA